TGGTACATCAAACCGATCAATACGGAACCGGGGCACCCTCGCGATGAGAGCCACCAGTCGTCCCCGTGATCCAGCCCGAAAATCCAGAGCGTGCCGACCACCAGTCTGGCGGTCGAATCCGGACCGCCTCGAGCTTCGGTCTGATTACCGAAACGATCGCTGGTGGTATGATTCGATCCACAGGACCGGGCCCGGACTGCGTCGAGGGGACAGCCATCGAAACCACTGGGTACGGAAAGCCTACGCATGAAGGGAACACGGCTGTTCCGATGGGCGGCGAACATCGCGTATGGCACAGACCAGACAGGCGACCCTCGAGACCGATACAGTCTTCACCATTCTCTCGAATACGACGCATCGATCCCTCCTGTGGTATCTCTCTGCCGTCGAGCGGGCGACCGTTCGGGAACTTGCAGGTCACCTCGCACCGTCGAACGACGACGGCAGCGACTCCCGTCTCGAATCTCATCAAAGCGCTCTCGTCGCATTGACACACGATCACCTCCCGCGGCTGGCGGCGTACGGCGTCGTCGACTACGATCGATCGGCAGACGACGTGACGATCGGACCGAATTTCGACGAGGTCAAACCGTTCCTCACACAGTTCGAGGACGTCGAAATCGATTCAGTCGAATAAAACCCCGAAGCCCTCAGATGCGACCGTTCCGTGTGGCCGAGCGATCACCGGGAAGACCGACCAGTTCCCGGAACGCAGCGCCCGAGAGCCCACACCGATAGGCCGGCTTGAACATCATGTTCGCGCCGCCGGCCTGAACGTCCCACTCGGACGCGATCTCGTCGCGAAGGTAGTACTGCGCTCGCTCGTTGCCCTCCCTGACGTAGTAGTCACTGATCCGGATCGGGTCGCGCTTGAAGAGGCCGCCGGGCTCGCGGCCGTCGACGATCACGACCTGCTTCTCGAGATACAGGTCGCCGTCCCGAGCGCGTTTCGCGTGGGCGTTCGCCGGGTGGGCCTCGAGAATCGCCTCGCGCTCGGTCGGCGGCGTCTCGGGGCCGACGACGGCCACGTCGTCGACGGTGAAGTAGCCGATCAGGTAGCGGTGCGCGCGGTCCCCGTCGGGCCGTCGCAGGCCCGCATAGAATCCGACGACGTCGCCCGGCTCGAGCGCCTGCAGTCGCGAGACGTAGCCGCTGGTCCGGTGTTCGCCGTAAGTCAGCCCCTCGAAGTTTGGATCGCGATGAAGGGGCCAGGACTCGAGGGCCTCGTCGGTGACAGATTCCGTCCCGTCGTGGACGGGCTGGGGCGTGATGCGAGTCGTCAGATCCGCCGCAATGCCGTCGCCGGCCCGTAACTCCCACGAGCCGAGCGTTTCAGATTCGGTTGTCTCCCGCGTTTTCTCTGGGATCGGGACGTACTCGAAGCGGCCGTCGTCGTAGAGCGGAGCCAGCGCGCCGACGTTCGTGCTGTCAGCGCCGACGCCGGCAAGAACGACAGTCATGGTGCGATTCGTATCCGTCGATCGGCGCGAGACGGCGATAAATCCGCCGATCGGTCGCCGGGCTTCCCACGGGGTGAGTTCGTCGCGACCGCTGCCGTTGGGCGGCTCACACTGTGGAGCTACCTGGCCAGTCGCTCGGACTCGAGCGGCGGCGGATCGGCCATCTCGATCGAGATCGGTTCGCCGTAGGCCTCGAGACCGCACACGCATACGGGTCGGGTCGGCCGCTGGTGAGTTAGCTATTCGTCCCGCAACAGCCCGTCCGTGGAGAATCACGAGCTGGCTCGAGCTGTTCGTCACGCTATCGAATTGATGCCGACGGTTGCTCCCGCGAATACGTCTTCGCACCCGGAAAACGACCGCACGGAACGGGGGACGAAGCGCGCTGCAGACCAGCAGATCGTATCTATAACAACTGTTATCGGGACGGCCGTTCCAAAGCCGCGTATGCGTGTCACCTTTCTCGGCACGGGCAGCGCGATGCCCACCGGCGAACGCTTTCAGGCGGGGATCCTCGTGCAGGACGATGGCCGGACGCTGCTGCTGGACTGCGGTGCCGGCGCGCTCCAGCGGCTCCAGCAATCCGGCGTCGGCTACGAGAACGTCTCGACCGTTCTACTGACACATCACCATCTCGACCACGTCGCCGACCTGCTGCCGCTGATGAAGGCACGCTGGCTCGCCGGCGAGGAATACCTCGAGGTCGTCGGGCCACAGGGGACGAAAGCGCTGATCGACGACCTGCTCTCGGTCCATGAATACATGCGAGACAAGATCGAGTTGCAGGTCAGAGAGGTGGTCGACGGCGAGTTCTCCGTTGCCGGCTTCGATGTCTCGGCCTACGAAACGCGCCACTCGCTGCCCTGTCTGGCCTATCGATTCGACGACCGCTTTACGTTCAGCGGCGACAGCGAAGCCTTCACGGGGCTGGCGAACTTCGCAGAGGGATCGGCGATCCTCGCCCACGACTGCTCGTTCCCCGACGATGTCGACGTCTCGAATCATCCGACACCGGACACGCTCGGCCGGGCGCTGGCCGGCCGCGACATCGGGCGCGTCTACCTGACTCACCTCTATCCACACACTGAGGGCCGTCACGACGAGATGCTCGAGTCAATCGGCGCTCACTACGACGGTGACGTTCGGTTCGCCGAGGATCTCAAGACGGTTTCCATCGAGTAGCACCGCGACGACCGGCGGCCGAATCGGTGACCAGGTTTCGCTGTCAGGCAGGTATCGATCTCCGACAGCGATGGCTATATTGGCTTCGTGACGCTCTGTTATTGGATTCATGCCTCACTGAGGCCCGTTCCAAACAGGTATATACGATCGCGTTTGTAGGATCATAACAACAGAATGTTTCCCTCCGATCCGTGGCGGACGAACAACGAGGTGACCAAATGAGCGTCCTCGACCGGTTCGCGGACGCCATCACGTCGCATACACGTATCGTACTCGTTGTTCTCCTGCTCCTGACGGCGCTCATCGGGGCCGGAATGCCGATGGTTGACGATGACTCCTCGCTCTCCCAGTTCGAGGGCGAATCCGAGGAAGCGAAAGCCCTCGAGCGCAGTAATGAGAACTTCACGAGCGAGCAACAGGAGAACACGACCCGCGTCCAGGTAATCGCACGCGGCGACAACGTGCTCACGAGAGAGTCGCTGATTTCGTCGCTCGAGTTCCAGCAGGAACTCCGGGCGAACGAGTCGATCAATGCCACGCTCGTCGAGAACCAGTCGATAACCGGCGTCGAGAACCTCATCGCGATCTCCGCGATCAGAAACGAGGAAGCGGCGGCGCTAAACGAGACGAGCGCGCGACTCGAGTCGGGTCTCAACGAGACGGTTGGGCTCCAGCGCCAGTACGAGCAGTTGAATGCATCGTACGAGAGCGAGTCGATCAACCAGACCGAGTATCAGGCTCAGTCGGCCGAGCTCGAGGCGCAGTTCGAGACCATCGTTGAGAACGCGACCGACGGGCTCACCGCGAATCAGACGGCCCAGTACGAGTCGACCGTCCAACAGGCTCGGGAGATCGAATCGCAGCGCTTCGCGATTCGGTCGTCGACCGAGAATCCGAGTGAAGACCCCGAGTATCAGCGACTCACCGAGCAACTCGAGGGTGTGTATCGGAACGGGACGGCCGGCGTCCTCGAAGCGGAGTACGCGGCGTTGCAAAGCGAGGATCGGCCACCCCTCGACGAGCAGATCGCGGCCCTCGAGGATCTGAGCGACGAAGAGTACGAGCGGACCCTCGAAGGGACGCTTTCGGCAAACAACTCCGACGACAACGTCGCGATCGCGTTGATGCCGCCGTCGTACGATCCGGGCAGTACTACGGCCGAGGCCCGGATGACCTTGGTGACCCAGGCGACCGCCGGCGACAGTGCCGAGGGGATGGGCGGCGGCGCAGTCAGCGATCAGATAATCGACAGCCAGATCGACATCCGTGAGCTGGCGGAGACGCAGACGCAGGACTCCCTCGTCTTCGGCAGCGGGCTGATTACTGACGAGATCGATCGCTCGATGGGAGACAGCCTCGCCATCGTCGGCCCGCTGGCCCTGCTGTTCGTCGTCGTCGCGCTGCTGGTCGCGTATCGCGACCCGCTCGACATCGTCCTCGGAGTCGTCGGCATCGTCGCCGTCCTCGTCTGGACGTTCGGCTTCATGGGCTGGGCGGACATCGCTTTCAACCAGATGTTCGTCGCGGTACCAGTCCTCTTGATCGGGCTCTCGATCGACTACGCGATTCACGTCTTCATGCGGCATCGCGAGCAGCGCGAGACCGACGGCACCGGCGGGACCGTCCGCGGCTCGATGACGACCGCGCTGGCCGGCGTCGGAGCCGCCCTCGTCTGGGTGACGGCCACGACCGTCATCGGCTTCCTCTCGAACCTCGTCAGCCCGATCGCCCCCATTCGGGAGTTCGGGATCGTCAGCTCCGTCGGGATCGTCGCCGCGCTGATCGTCTTCGGCGCGCTGATCCCCGCCGCCAAGGTCGAGATCGACGAGTTCCTCGAGTCCCGCGGGATTGATCGCCGCAAGCGCGCGTTCGGGACCGGCGGCGGCCGCTTCAGCGAGATCCTGACGGTCGGTTCGACCGCCGCCCGCCGGATTCCACTGGTCATCATCCTCCTCGTTGCCCTGCTCACCGTCGGCGGCGCATACGGCGCGACCCAGGTCGACACCAGTTTCCAGGAGGAAGACTTCCTCGCGGATAATCCTCCAGAGTGGACTCAGACGCTGCCCGGCGGGATGGCACCCGGCGAGTATCACGCCAAGGACGACCTCGAGTACGTCAACGAGCACTTCCAGCGCCAGGACCGGCAGGCACAGATCCTCGTCGAGGGGAACGTCACCGATCCCGCGGCACTCGAAGAAATCGACGTCGCCCGAGAGAATGCCGCCGAAAGCGGTGTCGCACACATGCTCGCGACCAATGAGACCGACATACAGGACCCGCTCTCGACGATGGAACGGACGGCCGGACGGAACGAGTCCTTCAACGAGTCGTTCAACGCGGCCAACACCGACGACGACGGCGTTCCCGATGAGAACGTCACGGCGCTGTACGACCAACTCTTCGAAATCGACGCGGAGAGTGCGAATCAAGTCATCCACCGAACCGACGGCGGCGAGTATCAGTCGGCCCGGATGGTCATCGCCGTCAAAGGTGACGCCACGTCGAGCGAGGCGACCAGCGAAATGCGCGATATCGCCAGCGGCATCGAGGACGGCAGCGATGGCCGCTGGAGCGCCATCGCAACCGGCGACCCCATTGTCAGCTATATCGTCGAACAGGACTTGCTCGATACCGTCCTCGAGAGCCTGATCATCACGCTCGTGGCGGTATTCCTGTTCCTCACCGTTGCTTACCGGCTGACGGGTAACAGCGCCTCGCTGGGTGCCGTGACCCTCCTGCCGGTTGCGTTCTCCGTCAGCTGGATTCTGGGGACGATGTACCTTATCGGCATGCCCTTCAACGTGCTCACGGGGATGATCACCAGCCTCACCGTCGGGCTCGGCGTCGCCTACAGCATCCATATCAGCGAACGATACAGGCTCGAGCTCGAGCGCCAGGGCAACGTCTGGTCGGCGCTGCAGACGACCGTCACCGGCACCGGCGGGGCGCTGCTCGGCAGTGCCGCGACCACCGTCGGCGGCTTCGGGACGCTCGCCTTCGCGATTCTCCCCGCACTGCGGCAGTTCGGGATCATCACCGGGCTGACGATCACCTACGCGTTCCTGGCCAGCGTCGTCGTCCTCCCGACGCTGCTGGTCCTCTGGACGCGGTACTTCGGGCCAGACGTCTCCTTCGACGCGTCGGGTGGGCGGACAGCGACGCCCACTGCGAGCGACGGCGGGACCGAACCCAACCGGGGTGACGACGAGTGAGCAGTGACGAAATCGAGGCCATCAACGCCTTCGAACAGTTGGGCCTCACCAGCTACGAGGCCAAGGTGTTCATCGCACTCCATCGACTGAGCGCGGGCACGGCCAGGGACGTCGCCGACATCGCGGACGTGCCGCGCTCGCAGGTCTACAGCGTCGCCGAGAGCTTAGAGGACCGCGGGCTGCTCGAGGTTCAGCAGTCGAGTCCGATCCGGTACCGGCCGGTCAGCGTCGAGGAGGCGCGAGAGACGCTCCGAGATCAGTTCGAGCGCGAGCAGGATCGGGCGTTCGAGCACGTCGAAGCCGTCAAAAACGAACCGGACGGCGAGGAGACCCAGGAGGACATCTGGACGGTTCGCGGCCGGGACCGCGTCGACGACCGAACCCTCGATATCCTCTCGCAGGCCGAGAGTCGGATCGTCTTCGGGACCCGCCTCCCAGAACTCGTCACGGCGCCGATCGAACGGACGCTCGCTGAGCGCGCGGCGGCCGGCGTCACGATACTCGTCGTGAGCAGACGGGACGATGTCCAGGAGCAGTTCGCCGATGTCGAAGGTGTTACCGTCAAGCGCCCACCGGCCCACCGGACGGACGATGAGCGGTCCGGTCGGATCGTCATCGCCGACGACGATAGCATCCTCCTGAGCGTCCTCGGCGGCGAAGGCAGTGAGACAGCGATCTGGAGTTCGGGCTCGCTGTTCGCCTCCGTGCTCATCCAGCTGATCGAGGCCAGCGACGAAGTGCAAGTGGAATAACGGAGACGGCCCGCGTCACACGTCTACTCGAGGCGATATCGCAACAGCGCTGCGATCCCGCCGAGATTCGAGAGCTGCTGGCCGGGCGGGAACTCGCTCGAGAAGACCGTCACGTCGCCGCCTTTCTGCTCAGTCGTGCGGACGATCTCGTCGACGCTGATCGCCCACTCGCCGTCGGGACCGCGTTCCTTCTGTAATCGATCGTCGAGCACGAGGAGGCGCTCGATCGCGCCGAACTCGGCGGCCTTTTTCACCTGTTCGGGGCCGTACGCCGCCTTCGCACCGTCGGCGATACGCCGCGTGAGTTCGTCGATGTACTCGGCCTCGCTCTCAATGCGAGTTTCCTCCTGGACGTCCGCGACCGCACCGCGTTTGAGCACCTCGTGGACGCCGCGGTCGCCGACGGCCGCCGTGTCGACCATCGTGATCAACTCAGCGACTTCGACCTCGTTCTCCTCGAGGTGCTTGTAGGCGTCCTGTTTCGTGAAACCGGGACCGGCAAGGATGATCGCGTCGACCTCGAGGCGTTTGAGGACCGTCGCGAGCTCTTCGAACAGCTCCGATCGGCCGCGGGAGTACTCGCCTTTGCCGGTCGTGCCGGTGATCGTCGCCCGCTCCTCGGTGCCGTACTGTGCGACCGTGTGGACGTGGGCCTGTCCCTCTTCAACGGTCGCGATCGCGACATCCGGGTTCTCGGTGGCCTCTTCGGCCTCCTCGAGGCGGGCCTCCTGATCGGGCTTGAACCACTTCTCGATCGATATTTCGTCGCGCGGTTCGACGTTGAGCGTGTGATGAAAGTCTAGCTGGTCCTCGCGGGACGAGGCGACGATCTCGCCGCCGACCCGCAGTCGATTGGCGAACTTGTGGAACTCGACGTCGTCGACGGCGATGGCGACCCACATATGCTCGCGTTCGCCGCCCGTGTCCCGCATCTGGTCGTCGTTGCGCTGGATCCGCCGGGTCGTATCGCCTGCGACGCGGTCGCCGGGCTCGAGGACGTACTGCAGGTGCCAGAGGTCGTCGACGCTCTCGGGAACGACCGTGACCCGTTCGCGGCCGCCCTCGACCTGCTCCCGGTCTTTGATCTGCATGAGCGTTCGTTCGCGGGGTGGCGGTAAGTGGACTGCGATCGGTGTCCAGCCGTTCGAGAACCAAGCACAGTTTCCGTCCCTTCAGTCGGTCTCCTCGTCGGGCGCGAGGATATAGTAGCGGAGCCGACTGTCGTGTTATCCTACACCATTTGACATAGATAGGGAGTGACGCTATCCTCGCTACGCTCCTCCGTTCAAGTATGAACCTCAAATCCCTATCCCGGCTCGAAGACTTCGGCACTCGGTCGCTCGTCACCCACGCCATCATGGCGGTGACGTTTACGGGTGCGGTAGTGACGGGACTGTTCGTCGACGGGCAGCTCGGTCTCATCTCGTTCGTCGCGCTTCTCAACTTCACCGCCGGCGTGTGGGTCGCACAGTCGACGCACTCGCTTGGCAACGCTCGGACCGACGATTCCTACAACGGAATCCTGACGGTGTTGTTCGATACGACCGGCGAGAAGTCCTACCACGGGCTCGATACCAGCCGGCTCGCTCGATTGCTCACGCTGATCGCGGCCGTGACGGCAGCGTCGCTGCTGATTTCGGGACAGGTCCTCTCCGGCGCGGTGGCATCGATCGGTGCCGTCGCGATTGGCGCTGTCGCGCTCGTGACCGCAATGGTCGGCTTCCTGATCGCGATGGGATCGTCCTACGACGCGGCTGAGCGCCGAGCGACCCGCGATACCGAACACAAGGGCGAGCGTCCCGAGTCGGGACAGCCGACCCGTCCGACGACCGAGTTCGACGACACCTCCGACAGTCGGACCTCGATTCACGAAATGCACATGGACGAATCGGCCGCGAAACGGCGGTAGCATCGCGCGGCGGACTCGTATCTCTCCGATAGTCGACGGTGATCGTTGTTCTGATACGGATTACTGTAACGATTTACCGGCGCAACCCCAGAGCGAACGGGTTGCGCCGGTAATGACTTACAGTAGACCGTACGAGGCCGGTGAGCACAGTGAGTTGTCGGATCCATCGAAGACGGCGACAGCGCTCCAATGCCGGCCGAGCGTTGGTCTATCACCCGGATACCAGATCAACGTGTCGTGATGACGCACGTTTGACTGTGCGAGAAAGACGGATGAAAATCGTGGCCCGTTTCGGGCCGCCGAGACGCTTGATCGCGATGCGCTGACGGACCTGACGCAGTACCCGACAGTCGACATCGACCGGACGTTGTTAGCTTTATACTCCTGAATGGTGGCCCGATGAGTGTGGCTGCCAACGAGAACGGACAGCGATAATGATGGACGCAAACACAGCTTCCACGGAGACGGTCCGGATCGAAGTATTTCTCCGAAATAATGCGTCCGCAGCCGTCGTGGAACCACTCAAAGCGATCGTCGCGCGAGCCCACCGTCTCGAGGAGCGTGCGGGAGACGCTGACGTGCGCGTCAAGACGTGGACGTCGGTGCGACCGGCGCTCGAGGAACTCGGCGACGCCGAGCCGTCGGTATCGCCCACCGTCGACACGTTCGAGTCCTGGGCCGATCGCGAGGGGTACACGCTCCGCCCGGCGTTCGAACGACACGAGACCGAATCGATGCTCAGTCGCCGTTCCACCACCGAAATCCAGGTGCCGACGGTGTGTGTCGCCGTCTACGAGGACGACGACCTCCAGTGCGTTGCGCCCTGCTCAGACGGCGACCGCACCTACACCGTCGAGAACTGCCTCAACGCGCTCGAGGACGGCAGTACCGAA
This genomic stretch from Natrinema sp. SYSU A 869 harbors:
- a CDS encoding MBL fold metallo-hydrolase; amino-acid sequence: MRVTFLGTGSAMPTGERFQAGILVQDDGRTLLLDCGAGALQRLQQSGVGYENVSTVLLTHHHLDHVADLLPLMKARWLAGEEYLEVVGPQGTKALIDDLLSVHEYMRDKIELQVREVVDGEFSVAGFDVSAYETRHSLPCLAYRFDDRFTFSGDSEAFTGLANFAEGSAILAHDCSFPDDVDVSNHPTPDTLGRALAGRDIGRVYLTHLYPHTEGRHDEMLESIGAHYDGDVRFAEDLKTVSIE
- a CDS encoding MMPL family transporter, encoding MSVLDRFADAITSHTRIVLVVLLLLTALIGAGMPMVDDDSSLSQFEGESEEAKALERSNENFTSEQQENTTRVQVIARGDNVLTRESLISSLEFQQELRANESINATLVENQSITGVENLIAISAIRNEEAAALNETSARLESGLNETVGLQRQYEQLNASYESESINQTEYQAQSAELEAQFETIVENATDGLTANQTAQYESTVQQAREIESQRFAIRSSTENPSEDPEYQRLTEQLEGVYRNGTAGVLEAEYAALQSEDRPPLDEQIAALEDLSDEEYERTLEGTLSANNSDDNVAIALMPPSYDPGSTTAEARMTLVTQATAGDSAEGMGGGAVSDQIIDSQIDIRELAETQTQDSLVFGSGLITDEIDRSMGDSLAIVGPLALLFVVVALLVAYRDPLDIVLGVVGIVAVLVWTFGFMGWADIAFNQMFVAVPVLLIGLSIDYAIHVFMRHREQRETDGTGGTVRGSMTTALAGVGAALVWVTATTVIGFLSNLVSPIAPIREFGIVSSVGIVAALIVFGALIPAAKVEIDEFLESRGIDRRKRAFGTGGGRFSEILTVGSTAARRIPLVIILLVALLTVGGAYGATQVDTSFQEEDFLADNPPEWTQTLPGGMAPGEYHAKDDLEYVNEHFQRQDRQAQILVEGNVTDPAALEEIDVARENAAESGVAHMLATNETDIQDPLSTMERTAGRNESFNESFNAANTDDDGVPDENVTALYDQLFEIDAESANQVIHRTDGGEYQSARMVIAVKGDATSSEATSEMRDIASGIEDGSDGRWSAIATGDPIVSYIVEQDLLDTVLESLIITLVAVFLFLTVAYRLTGNSASLGAVTLLPVAFSVSWILGTMYLIGMPFNVLTGMITSLTVGLGVAYSIHISERYRLELERQGNVWSALQTTVTGTGGALLGSAATTVGGFGTLAFAILPALRQFGIITGLTITYAFLASVVVLPTLLVLWTRYFGPDVSFDASGGRTATPTASDGGTEPNRGDDE
- a CDS encoding helix-turn-helix domain-containing protein, which produces MSSDEIEAINAFEQLGLTSYEAKVFIALHRLSAGTARDVADIADVPRSQVYSVAESLEDRGLLEVQQSSPIRYRPVSVEEARETLRDQFEREQDRAFEHVEAVKNEPDGEETQEDIWTVRGRDRVDDRTLDILSQAESRIVFGTRLPELVTAPIERTLAERAAAGVTILVVSRRDDVQEQFADVEGVTVKRPPAHRTDDERSGRIVIADDDSILLSVLGGEGSETAIWSSGSLFASVLIQLIEASDEVQVE
- a CDS encoding mRNA surveillance protein pelota, with translation MQIKDREQVEGGRERVTVVPESVDDLWHLQYVLEPGDRVAGDTTRRIQRNDDQMRDTGGEREHMWVAIAVDDVEFHKFANRLRVGGEIVASSREDQLDFHHTLNVEPRDEISIEKWFKPDQEARLEEAEEATENPDVAIATVEEGQAHVHTVAQYGTEERATITGTTGKGEYSRGRSELFEELATVLKRLEVDAIILAGPGFTKQDAYKHLEENEVEVAELITMVDTAAVGDRGVHEVLKRGAVADVQEETRIESEAEYIDELTRRIADGAKAAYGPEQVKKAAEFGAIERLLVLDDRLQKERGPDGEWAISVDEIVRTTEQKGGDVTVFSSEFPPGQQLSNLGGIAALLRYRLE
- a CDS encoding HTH domain-containing protein, coding for MMDANTASTETVRIEVFLRNNASAAVVEPLKAIVARAHRLEERAGDADVRVKTWTSVRPALEELGDAEPSVSPTVDTFESWADREGYTLRPAFERHETESMLSRRSTTEIQVPTVCVAVYEDDDLQCVAPCSDGDRTYTVENCLNALEDGSTEPFADRDEPILDRLDDSVENHARTEKGE